TCATCGCCGCGTCGATGTCGTCGAGGGACGCGTAGTGCTCCTGGACCATCTTGATCGCGTTGTTCAGGTACGGGAACAGCAGCGCGTTCACGATGAAACCGGCGCGGTCCCCGCAGTCGACGGCGTGCTTCCTGATCCTGCCGCAGACCTCGCGGACCGTCGCGTGGACGTCGTCGGCGGTCAGCACCGTCCGGACGACCTCGACCAGCTTCATGGCCGGCGCCGGGTTGAAGAAGTGCATGCCGATCACGTCCTGCGGACGCGCGGTGGCCCGGGCGCAGGCGACGACCGGCAGGGACGAGGTGGTGGTGGCCAGGACCGCGCCCGGCTTGCAGACCTTGTCCAGCGCGGCGAACAGCTGCCGCTTGACCTCCAGGTCCTCGGCGACCGCCTCGACGGCCAGGTCCACGTCCGCGAAGTCGTCGTACGTGCCCGTGGCGGTGATGCGGTCCAGGGTCTCGGCGGCGGCCTCGGCGGTCATCCGGCCCTTGTCGACCGAGCGGGCCAGGGACTTGCCGATCCGGGCCTTGGCGGCCTGCGCCTTCTCCTCGCTGCGGGCCGCCAGCACGACCTCGTACCCGGCCTTGGCGAAGACCTCGGCGATACCGGAGGCCATCGTCCCGGAGCCGGCGACACCGACCGAGCGGACCGTGCGGCCGGCGACCGTGTCGCCGCCCTCCTGCGGGGTGAGCGCGTCCGGCACGACCGTGCCGCTGCCCGGCGCCTCGTACGTGTAGAAACCGCGCCCCGCCTTGCGGCCGGTCAGACCCGCTTCGCTGAGCTGCTTGAGGATGGGCGCGGGGGCGTGCAGCCGGTCGCGGGAGGCGGCGTACATGGCCTCCAGGACCGTGCGGGCGGTGTCGACGCCGATCAGGTCGAGCAGCGCCAGCGGACCCATGGGCAGACCGCAGCCGAGCCGCATCGCGGCGTCGATGTCCTCGCGGGAGGCGTACTTCGCCTCGTACATCGCGGCGGCCTGGTTCAGGTAGCCGAACAGCAGGCCGTCGGCGACGAAACCGGGCCGGTCGCCGACCGCGACGGGCTCCTTGCCCAGGTCGAGCGCGAGGTCGGTGACCGCCGTGACGGCCGCCGGGGCGGTCAGCACCGAGGAGACGACCTCGACCAGGCGCATCGCCGGGGCCGGGTTGAAGAAGTGCAGGCCCAGCACCCGCTCGGGACGCGCCGAGTCGGCGGCCAGCCGGGTGACGGACAGGGCGTTGGTGCCGGTCGCCAGGATGGTCTCGGGGCGCACGATCCCGTCGAGCTCCCGGAAGATCTGCTGCTTGACCTCGTACGACTCCGGCGCGACCTCGATGACCAGGTCGGCGTCGGCCGCCGCCCGCAGGTCGGCGGAGGTGCGGACGCGGCCCAGGATCTCGGCGCGCTCCTGCTCGGTCAGCCGCCCGCGCTCGACGCCACGGGCCGTGGAGGCCTCCAGGGCGGCGACGCACTTCGCGGCCTGGGCCTCGCTGATGTCGATGCCGACGACCTCGCGGCCGGCCTTGGCGAGGACCTCGGCGATGCCGGTGCCCATCGTGCCGAGGCCGACGACGGCGACGGTCCGCAGCGGGGACAGGGACGGGTCGGAAAGGGGAGTGGCCATCGCGGGACTCCAGGATGAGGGTGACGACGGGGAACGCCGCCCGGGTGCGCCGAAGACGGCCGGCGGGAAGCCGGACGCCGGGCGCACCGGGTGCGTGTGAAGTGTGGGTGTGGGCCGGGCTGCGAGCGCACACGCCCGGTGCCGTCTCCACGGGCGTGCACACGCCCGGAGAGCATCGGCCGTTCCGACCGGCCCTGTCCCGGGGCCGAGCCGTACTGCGGTACCTGAGGCACCGAACCGACTGCTCTCACGGTGGCCGCGTCACCAGACCACCGCGAGGAATGCGAGTGGGTAACTCGCTCGTCTGAGCTTAACTGGCGGGTAACGAGCGCGCCAGTCCCCGTGTTTGTGATGTACGTCCCGCGCGGCTCGCGGCCCGCCTAACCTCTCAGTCATGGACGAAGAGTTGCGATCACTCACGGAGCGCTTACGGCAGGAGTCGGGGGCGTCGCCCGCGTTCGAGCGGCTCGTGGCGACCGACGACCTCGACGCCCTGGCGGCGGTGCTGACCGAACCCGGGCAACCGCTCTGGGCGCGGGAGCTGGCCGCGTTCCGGCTCGGTCTCGCGGGGGACCGGCGGGCCTTCGAGGCCCTGGTGCTGCTGCTCAACCACCGCGATCCACCGCGCTGCGCCTCCGCCGCGTACGCACTGGCCCGGCTCGGCGACCCGCGCACCGCCCGCGCGGCCGCCGCCCTCGCCACCAACGAGCTGCGCGTCGCCTACGCCCTGCACCCCGTGCGGCTCCTGGTCGAGCTGCGTGCCCCCGAGGCCGTACCCGCGCTGATCACCACCCTGCAGCGCCGGCTGCGCCCGCACGACCCGTACCGCCGTGTGGCCCTCGCCTGCGTGGACGGACTGGGCGCGCTCGGGGACGGCCGGGCCAGACCGGTGCTGAACGAGGCCCTGGCGCATCCGGCGCTCGCCGAGGCGGCGGTGCGGGCGCTGGGGCGGATCCCGAGGCAGCGGTGAGGACTCGTCAGTCGGGGAGTCCCTTCGCGTACCGCACCTCCGGGACCTCGGCCCCGGCCACCGCGAAGGGCTCCTCGGTGCCGTCCGCGCGGAAGCCCGCCCGTTCGTAGAAGCGGCGGGCCCGGGCGTTCTCCTTGAGCACCCACAGGAGCACACGGCCGTGGCCCGCGGCGGCGCAGCGCGCGACCGACTCGGCGAGCAGCGCCCGCCCCGCGCCTCGTCCCACCTGCTCCGGATGGACGTAAAGGGCGTACAACTCGGCGTCTTCGGTGAGAACTTCGCCGTCCCGGTAGGGGCCGTGGCACGACCAGCCGATGACTTCGCCCGCGGTGTCCTCGGCGACCAGGTTCCGCACACTGCCGTCGGACCGCGCGAGACGCGCGCGCCGCCGCTCGGCGTCCGCCGCGACGCTGAGTCCGTCCAGGTACGGCTGCGGGATCAGGCCCCGGTAGGCGGTCTGCCAGCCGCGGACGCGGATCTCCGCGACGCGGTCGCAGTCGGCGAGCGTCATCTCCCGGATCCGGAGACCGTTCATTCCGCCACCACCGCGAACGCCTCGACCTCCAGCAGGAACTCGGGGCGGACCAGCCCCGCGACCCGCACCGCCGACGCCGCCGGCAGCCGGTCGTCGGGTATGTGCTCGGCGCGGGCGGCCCGGATCGCGGGCATGTGGGCCATGTCCGTGACGAAATAGGTCAGTTTGACGACGTCGTCGAAGGTCGCCCCGGCGGCGGCCAGGCAGCGCCGGAGGTTCTCGAAGACCTGGCGGGCCTGTGCCGCCGGGTCGCCCTCGCCGACCGGTTCGCCCCGCTCGTCGAGCGCGAGCTGACCGGAGACCGCCACGAAACGGCCCGTGCCCATGACCACGTGGCTGTACTGGGCCGCGGCGGCCACTCCGGCGGGGGCGGGGATCCTCGTCAGCTCACTCATGGGTCCATGGTGGACCATGGGTCTGACAGGGCCCGCCCCCGACGGACGGGCCGTCAACCGCTCAGCCGCGGAAGCCGAGCAGGCCGTGCAGCGTCGAGCCCTTCGCGGAGGCCGACCCGGCCTTCGCCGAGGGCCCCTCGGCCGACGCCGCCGGCTTCGGGTCCGGCAGCGCCGCGCACACCGCGTCCGCCTCGCCGTACCCGCGCGGCACGGTGCCGTCGGTCAGGTACGCCGCCAGGTGCTTGTCCAGGCAGGCGTTGCCGCTCAGCGTGATGCCGTGGTTGCCGCCGCCCTCCTCGACCACCAGGCTGGAGCGGGCCAGCAGGTGGTGGACGGTGACGCCGCCCTGGTACGGGGTGGCCGCGTCGCCGGTCGCCTGGAACAGCAGCACGGGCGGCAGCTTGCCGTTGGCGACGTTCACCGGGCGCAGCGAGTCCGTCGGCCAGAACGCGCACGGCGCGTTGTACCAGGCGTTGTTCCAGGTCATGAACGGTGCCTTCTCGTGCACCGCCCAGTTGTCCTTGCGCCACTGCCGCCAGTCGCGCGGCCAGCCGACGTCCCGGCACTGCACCGAGGTGTAGATGCTGTAGCCGTTGTCGCCGGAGGCGTCCACCGCGCCGAAGTTTTCGTACGCGTCGACCAGCGGCTCGGGGTCCTTGTCGTTCACGTACGCCGCGAACGCCTCCGCCAGGTCCGGCCAGTAGCCGTTGTAGTAGCCGCCCGGGATGAAGGTGTCCTCCAGCTCCGAGGCGCCCACCGAGCCGCCGGCCGGCTTCTTCGCCACGGCGGACCGCATCGCGTACCACTTGGCCTCGACCTTCTCCGGATCGGTGCCGAGCCGGTACGTCGCGTCGTGCTCGGCGACCCAGGCCAGGAAGGCGCGGTGGCGGTCGTTGAAGGCCACGTCCTGGTTGAGGTTGGCCTCGTACCAGACGTCCGTGGGGTCGACCACCGAGTCCAGGACCAGGCGGCGCACCCGCTCCGGGAAGAACTTGGCGTAGACCGCGCCCAGGTAGGTGCCGTACGAGTAGCCGAAGTAGTTGATCTTCTTCGCGCCCAGGGCCTGCCGGATCGCGTCCATGTCCCGTACGGCGCTCGTGGTGTTGACGTACGGCAGCAGGTGCCCGTACTTCTCGCCGCAGGCGGCGGCGAAGGACTTGGCGCGGTCGAGGTTGGCCTTCTCGATCGCGGGCGTGCTGGGCAGCGAGTTCGGGCGGACCGGGGCGAAGTGGCCCGGCTTGCAGTCCAGGGCGGGCTCGCTCGCTCCCACGCCGCGCGGGTCGAAGCCGATGACGTCGTACTGGGCCGCGACCTCCTTCGGCAGCGCGGACGCGACGAACCCGGCGAGCGTCAGACCGCTGCCGCCGGGACCGCCCGGGTTGACCAGGAGCGGGCCCTGGTAGGTCTTGGCGGTGTGCGGGACGCGGGACAGGGCGAGGGTGATCTGCTTCCCGTGCGGCCTGCGGTGGTCGAGCGGCACCTTCAGCGACGCGCACTGCAGCGTCGGGTAGTTGTCGGTGGCGCAGTTCTTCCAGGTGAGCTTCGCGGTCTGTACGGAGCCGGCGGTGCCGGGTGCGTTCGCCTCGGCGGGAACGGCCGTGAAGGCCCCGGCCATGACGACGGCGGCGCCGCACAGCGCGGCTGCGCGTTTTCTCATGGAGTCCTCCCAGGACGGCGGGATGTCGGGCCGCGAGGGTCACCGTCCTCGCCGCATCGTCCCGGAAAGCGGTCCCGGAAGAACTCATTCCGTCAAATTGATGACCCAGTTGGATCTTCGGATGCGCTCGTATGCTCCTAAATGAGCGAGAGTTGGGTCGGCCCGGACACCGGCGGCTCCTTTGCCGGCTCGGGGGGCCGGATCCGCCGCGGCATCCCCGCGCGCGTGGGTCCGATGCCGTACTCCTCGGCCAGTTCGTGCACCTGACGGGTGATCCGGCGCTGGTACCACTTCGGGGCGTAGGAGCCCTCCGCGTACAGCCGCTCGTAGCGCGGCACCAGGTGCGGGTGGTGCTGTCCCAGCCAGGTCATGAACCACTCGCGGGCGCCGGGCCGCAGGTGCAGCACCAGGGGCGTGACGGACGTGGCGCCCGAGGCCGCAATCGCCCGTACGGTGGCGCGCAGTTGGGCCGGCTGGTCGCTCAGGAACGGGATCACCGGCGCCATCAGCACACCGCAGCCGATGCCGTGCTCGCCGAAGGTCCGCACGACCTCGAGGCGCCGCTCCGGCGCGGGCGTGCCCGGCTCGACGGTGCGCCACAGCTCCTGGTCGGTGAAGCCGACCGAGACGGAGATGCCCACGTCGGTCACCTCGGCGGCCTGCCTGATCAGGTCCAGATCGCGAAGGATCAGCGTGCCCTTGGTCAGGATCGAGAAGGGGTTCGCGTGGTCGCGCAGGGCCGAGATGATGCCCGGCATCAGGCGGTAGCGGCCCTCGGCGCGCTGGTAGCAGTCGACGTTCGTGCCCATCGCGATGTGCTCGCCCTGCCAGCGGTGCGAGCCGAGCTGCCGGCGCAGCAGCTCCGGGGCGTTGATCTTGACGACGATCTGGCTGTCGAAGCCGAGTCCCGTGTCGAGGTCGAGGTAGCTGTGCGTCTTGCGCGCGAAGCAGTACACGCACGCGTGCGTGCAGCCCCGGTAGGGGTTGACCGTCCACTGGAACGACATCCGGGAGACCGCCGGCACCCGGTTGATGATCGAGCGGGCCCGGATCTCGTGGAACGTGATCCCGGCGAACTCCGGCGTGTCGAAGGTGCGGGTCGTCACCGCGTCCGCGCCGAACAGCGCGGCATCGGCCCGGCTGTGTTCGGAGTCCACTGCGAGGTTCTCCCAGCGCATGACGCCTCCTCGGTAGCACTGCCCACAGAATAGAACACATGTTCCCTTGATCGTGCGAGGGTGTTTTCCGAACGTGTTCGACCGGGTTGGGCCCCCCCGATTTGGGCGGCCGGGCGGCGGGGTGGTTGGCTTGCCCCGACCCCCGAGCAACCATGTCCTGGAGGAAAGCGATGGCGCAGGTCGAAGCCACTACGGAGCGGATCGTCGCGGCGGACGCGGAGACGGTGTTCGACGCCCTCGCCGACTACAGCGGCACGCGCGCGAAGCTGCTGCCCGAGCAGTTCAGCGAGTACGAGGTCCGGGAGGGCGGCGACGGCGAGGGCACCCTCGTCCACTGGCGGCTCCAGGCCACCAGCAAGCGCGTGCGCGACTGCCTGCTGGAGGTCACCGAGCCCACCGACGGCGAGCTGGTCGAGAAGGACCGCAACTCCTCCATGGTCACCACCTGGCGGGTCACCCCGGCCGGGGAGGGCAAGTCCCGCGTCGTCGTGACCACCACCTGGACCGGCGCGGGCGGCATCGGCGGCTTCTTCGAGAAGACGTTCGCGCCCAAGGGGCTCGGCCGGATCTACGACGCGGTGCTCGCCAGGCTCGCCGCCGAGGTCGAGAAGTAGCCGCTCCCAAGGCCCGGATCCCTCGGGGCCGTTGGGCCCCTCACCGGTTCGGGTGATCTCCGTACGGCTCGCTCCTGTGCCGTAACTCGTCGCGCTTGCTCGTAGTTGTCGCTTTTACGCGGGAATTGTGCGGCAGCGCGACGAGGGGAGCGGTAGGTGGGCGGTATCACTCTGGCGCAGGACGAACCGGCGGTAGCACCTCCCGACGCCCCCGCACCACCATCGACCGCGGAAGCCCGACCGAGCCCGTGGCGGGTGCGGTTGGTCTTCCTCGCGCTGCTGCCGGCCCTGCTCCTGGCCGCCCTGGAGCAGATGATCGTCGCCACCGCGCTCCCGGAGATCGTCGGCGAGCTGCACGGTGCGGACCGGATGTCCTGGGCGATCACGGCCTACCTGCTCACCGCCACCGTCGGACTGCCCGTCTACGGCAAGCTCGGCGATCTCCTCGGCCGCAAGGGCGTCTTCCAGTTCGCCGTGGTCGTCTTCGTCGCCGGCTCCGCGCTCGCGGGCCGGGCGCAGACCATGGACCAGCTGATCGCGTTCCGCGCCCTGCAGGGCGCCGGCGCGGGCGGCCTCATGATCGGCGTGCAGACGATCATCGCCGACATCGCGCCGCCCCGGCAGCGCGGCCGCTACCTGGGCCTGATCGGCGCCGCCTTCGGTCTCGCCTCCGTGGCCGGCCCCCTGCTCGGCGGCTACTTCGCGGACCACCTCTCCTGGCGCTGGTGCTTCTACGTCAACGTGCCCTTCGGCCTGGTCACCCTCGCCGTCGTCGCCCTCGCGCTGAAACTCCCGAAACCGGCCGCCAGGGCCCGGCTGGACATCCTCGGCGCGCTGCTGCTGACCGCCGCCTCCACCTGCCTGGTCCTGCTGACCACCTGGGGCGGCACGGAGCACGCCTGGGACTCGCGCGTGATCCTCGGCCTCGGCGCCGGAGCGGCCGCGGCGACCGTCCTCTTCCTCGTCGTCGAGCGCTTCGCCGCCGAACCCCTCATGCCGCTGCGGCTGTTCCGGGACTCCGTCTTCACCGTCACCGGCCTCGTCGGCCTGGTGATCGGCGTCGCGCTCTTCGGCGCCGCCGGCTACCTGCCGACCTACCTGCAGATGGTCGACGGGGTCTCCGCCACCGAGTCGGGCCTGCTCATGCTGCCGATGACGGCCGGCATCGTCGGCGCCTCGGTCGTCGCCGGACAGCTCATCAGCCACACCGGCCGCTACAAGGCCTACCCGATCCTCGGCTGTGCCCTCTCCGTGGCCGGCCTGTGGCTGCTCTCCCGCCTGGAGGCCGACACGCCCCGGCTGCACTTCGGCATCTGGACGGCCGTCCTCGGCGCCGGGATCGGCATGGTGATGCCGGTGCTGATCCTCGCCGTGCAGAACTCCGTGCGCCCGGCCGACCTGTCGACCGCCACCAGCGCCAACAACTACTTCCGGCAGATCGGCGGCAGCGTCGGAGCCGCCGTCTGCGGCACGCTCCTCGCGGAACGGCTCACCGACGCCCTGGCCGACCGCCCGCCCACGCGCGCGGGGACCCCGCTGCCCGACCCGGAGTCCCTCACCCCGCGGCTGGTGCACTCCCTGCCCCCGGCCCTGCGCGACGACTACGTCCGGGCCTACGCCGACACCATGCCGCGGATCTTCCTCTACCTGGTGCCGGTGCTCGTCCTCGGACTCGTCATCGCCTTCTTCCTCAAGGAGAAACCCCTGGTGTCCCACAACGCCTCCGTCACCGACCCGGACACGGCACCGGGGAACGCCCCGATCCCGCAGGCGCGCGGCGCGTACACCGCCGGCGTGCCCGTCTGCGGCTCGGTGCAGCACCACGACGGGACCGTCGTGCCCCGCGCGGCGCTCACGCTGATCGACGTCACCGGACGGCAGACCGGGCGCGGCGCGAGCGGCGAGGACGGACGCTACGCGCTGGCCACCCCGGGCCCGGGCTCGTACGTGCTGATCGCCGCGGCGGGCGGCCACCAGCCGCAGGCGGTCTCCGTCACCGTCGGCGAACGCCCCGTCGAACTCGACATCGTCCTCGGCGGCGCCGGGAACCTCGTCGGCAGCGTGGTCACCGCCGACGGCACGCCCGTGCGCGACGCCACCGTCACCCTCACCAA
This genomic stretch from Streptomyces sp. Go-475 harbors:
- a CDS encoding alpha/beta hydrolase, which translates into the protein MRKRAAALCGAAVVMAGAFTAVPAEANAPGTAGSVQTAKLTWKNCATDNYPTLQCASLKVPLDHRRPHGKQITLALSRVPHTAKTYQGPLLVNPGGPGGSGLTLAGFVASALPKEVAAQYDVIGFDPRGVGASEPALDCKPGHFAPVRPNSLPSTPAIEKANLDRAKSFAAACGEKYGHLLPYVNTTSAVRDMDAIRQALGAKKINYFGYSYGTYLGAVYAKFFPERVRRLVLDSVVDPTDVWYEANLNQDVAFNDRHRAFLAWVAEHDATYRLGTDPEKVEAKWYAMRSAVAKKPAGGSVGASELEDTFIPGGYYNGYWPDLAEAFAAYVNDKDPEPLVDAYENFGAVDASGDNGYSIYTSVQCRDVGWPRDWRQWRKDNWAVHEKAPFMTWNNAWYNAPCAFWPTDSLRPVNVANGKLPPVLLFQATGDAATPYQGGVTVHHLLARSSLVVEEGGGNHGITLSGNACLDKHLAAYLTDGTVPRGYGEADAVCAALPDPKPAASAEGPSAKAGSASAKGSTLHGLLGFRG
- a CDS encoding GNAT family N-acetyltransferase, producing MNGLRIREMTLADCDRVAEIRVRGWQTAYRGLIPQPYLDGLSVAADAERRRARLARSDGSVRNLVAEDTAGEVIGWSCHGPYRDGEVLTEDAELYALYVHPEQVGRGAGRALLAESVARCAAAGHGRVLLWVLKENARARRFYERAGFRADGTEEPFAVAGAEVPEVRYAKGLPD
- a CDS encoding SRPBCC family protein; translation: MAQVEATTERIVAADAETVFDALADYSGTRAKLLPEQFSEYEVREGGDGEGTLVHWRLQATSKRVRDCLLEVTEPTDGELVEKDRNSSMVTTWRVTPAGEGKSRVVVTTTWTGAGGIGGFFEKTFAPKGLGRIYDAVLARLAAEVEK
- a CDS encoding Rv2578c family radical SAM protein; protein product: MRWENLAVDSEHSRADAALFGADAVTTRTFDTPEFAGITFHEIRARSIINRVPAVSRMSFQWTVNPYRGCTHACVYCFARKTHSYLDLDTGLGFDSQIVVKINAPELLRRQLGSHRWQGEHIAMGTNVDCYQRAEGRYRLMPGIISALRDHANPFSILTKGTLILRDLDLIRQAAEVTDVGISVSVGFTDQELWRTVEPGTPAPERRLEVVRTFGEHGIGCGVLMAPVIPFLSDQPAQLRATVRAIAASGATSVTPLVLHLRPGAREWFMTWLGQHHPHLVPRYERLYAEGSYAPKWYQRRITRQVHELAEEYGIGPTRAGMPRRIRPPEPAKEPPVSGPTQLSLI
- a CDS encoding RidA family protein, with amino-acid sequence MSELTRIPAPAGVAAAAQYSHVVMGTGRFVAVSGQLALDERGEPVGEGDPAAQARQVFENLRRCLAAAGATFDDVVKLTYFVTDMAHMPAIRAARAEHIPDDRLPAASAVRVAGLVRPEFLLEVEAFAVVAE
- a CDS encoding 3-hydroxyacyl-CoA dehydrogenase encodes the protein MATPLSDPSLSPLRTVAVVGLGTMGTGIAEVLAKAGREVVGIDISEAQAAKCVAALEASTARGVERGRLTEQERAEILGRVRTSADLRAAADADLVIEVAPESYEVKQQIFRELDGIVRPETILATGTNALSVTRLAADSARPERVLGLHFFNPAPAMRLVEVVSSVLTAPAAVTAVTDLALDLGKEPVAVGDRPGFVADGLLFGYLNQAAAMYEAKYASREDIDAAMRLGCGLPMGPLALLDLIGVDTARTVLEAMYAASRDRLHAPAPILKQLSEAGLTGRKAGRGFYTYEAPGSGTVVPDALTPQEGGDTVAGRTVRSVGVAGSGTMASGIAEVFAKAGYEVVLAARSEEKAQAAKARIGKSLARSVDKGRMTAEAAAETLDRITATGTYDDFADVDLAVEAVAEDLEVKRQLFAALDKVCKPGAVLATTTSSLPVVACARATARPQDVIGMHFFNPAPAMKLVEVVRTVLTADDVHATVREVCGRIRKHAVDCGDRAGFIVNALLFPYLNNAIKMVQEHYASLDDIDAAMKLGGGYPMGPFELLDVVGLDVSLAIEKVLHREFRDPGLAPAPLLEHLVAAGCLGRKTGRGFREYAKR
- a CDS encoding adenylosuccinate lyase; amino-acid sequence: MDEELRSLTERLRQESGASPAFERLVATDDLDALAAVLTEPGQPLWARELAAFRLGLAGDRRAFEALVLLLNHRDPPRCASAAYALARLGDPRTARAAAALATNELRVAYALHPVRLLVELRAPEAVPALITTLQRRLRPHDPYRRVALACVDGLGALGDGRARPVLNEALAHPALAEAAVRALGRIPRQR
- a CDS encoding MFS transporter — translated: MGGITLAQDEPAVAPPDAPAPPSTAEARPSPWRVRLVFLALLPALLLAALEQMIVATALPEIVGELHGADRMSWAITAYLLTATVGLPVYGKLGDLLGRKGVFQFAVVVFVAGSALAGRAQTMDQLIAFRALQGAGAGGLMIGVQTIIADIAPPRQRGRYLGLIGAAFGLASVAGPLLGGYFADHLSWRWCFYVNVPFGLVTLAVVALALKLPKPAARARLDILGALLLTAASTCLVLLTTWGGTEHAWDSRVILGLGAGAAAATVLFLVVERFAAEPLMPLRLFRDSVFTVTGLVGLVIGVALFGAAGYLPTYLQMVDGVSATESGLLMLPMTAGIVGASVVAGQLISHTGRYKAYPILGCALSVAGLWLLSRLEADTPRLHFGIWTAVLGAGIGMVMPVLILAVQNSVRPADLSTATSANNYFRQIGGSVGAAVCGTLLAERLTDALADRPPTRAGTPLPDPESLTPRLVHSLPPALRDDYVRAYADTMPRIFLYLVPVLVLGLVIAFFLKEKPLVSHNASVTDPDTAPGNAPIPQARGAYTAGVPVCGSVQHHDGTVVPRAALTLIDVTGRQTGRGASGEDGRYALATPGPGSYVLIAAAGGHQPQAVSVTVGERPVELDIVLGGAGNLVGSVVTADGTPVRDATVTLTNAHGEVVATTRSGREGGYVITELVAGEYTLAASAPAFRPAALPVTVQAARETRRDIELAGGAVLRGTVRAGGGRPVEDARVTLLDVGGNVIDTLTTGADGTFRFVDLASGEYTVIAAGYPPVATVLQVAGGGRTERDLQLGHED